From the Priestia koreensis genome, one window contains:
- a CDS encoding UPF0715 family protein, whose amino-acid sequence MIKFQERLTFYTFTLLLSCCFLSIFIVLLVGKLWYLPALFIIPLYVFIPYLLFGVTMQMLLNQFPKRFNVFYLLIYSVAAFVAVTCFYTLFFETSLREVTTTPFYYAVAVGVIYWFWDSIFLQKPPLS is encoded by the coding sequence ATGATAAAATTTCAGGAAAGATTAACGTTCTATACATTTACACTGTTGCTGTCATGCTGCTTTTTATCTATTTTTATCGTTTTACTTGTAGGAAAGCTTTGGTACTTGCCTGCCTTATTTATTATTCCTCTTTATGTGTTTATTCCATATTTACTGTTTGGAGTGACAATGCAAATGCTATTAAATCAATTTCCTAAACGGTTTAACGTATTCTACCTTTTGATATATAGCGTAGCTGCATTTGTCGCCGTAACCTGTTTTTACACCTTATTTTTTGAAACCAGTTTGAGAGAAGTAACAACAACTCCTTTTTATTATGCTGTGGCTGTGGGAGTAATCTATTGGTTTTGGGACTCTATTTTTCTTCAAAAGCCCCCTCTATCCTAA
- a CDS encoding iron-containing alcohol dehydrogenase: MQNFQYHNPTKLLFGKGQLDALKAEIPLYGKRVLLLYGGGSIKRSGLYDNVMTLLREIDAFTVELSGVEPNPRLTTVNKGIQLIQENKLDFILAVGGGSVIDCAKAIAAGSHYDGDVWDIVMKKTPVTSALPIGTVLTLAATGSEMNGGSVITNWDAQDKRSFGSIHTFPKFSVLDPELTFSVPRDQTVYGIVDIMSHVLEQYFHASTNAPLQERIGESILRTVIEVAPKLVNNLENYSYREVMMLNGTFALNGTLSMGVKTDWATHMIEHAVSAVHDIPHGGGLAILLPHWMAYVAKQKPEKVAQLGVRVFDIDSKGKTDMEVANETISSLRSFWNSIGAPSTLADYEIDDKELDLMSERAMVATTIGGYIPLKQEDVKEILRNAL, from the coding sequence ATGCAAAACTTTCAATATCATAACCCGACAAAATTACTTTTTGGAAAAGGCCAGCTTGACGCATTAAAAGCGGAAATTCCGCTCTATGGAAAACGTGTCCTCTTGTTATACGGAGGGGGAAGTATTAAACGTAGTGGGCTATACGATAACGTAATGACATTGCTTCGGGAAATTGATGCTTTTACAGTAGAATTAAGCGGTGTGGAGCCTAATCCACGCTTAACAACGGTCAACAAAGGTATTCAACTGATTCAAGAGAATAAGTTGGACTTTATTTTAGCTGTAGGAGGCGGCAGTGTCATTGATTGTGCGAAAGCAATTGCGGCTGGATCACATTATGACGGAGATGTTTGGGACATAGTCATGAAAAAGACACCTGTAACATCAGCGCTGCCAATTGGAACAGTCCTTACTTTAGCAGCTACAGGTTCTGAAATGAACGGCGGTTCCGTTATTACAAACTGGGATGCACAAGATAAGCGCTCTTTTGGATCCATTCATACGTTCCCTAAATTTAGCGTATTAGATCCGGAGCTTACTTTCTCTGTGCCGCGTGATCAAACGGTTTATGGAATCGTAGATATTATGTCGCATGTGCTTGAACAATATTTTCATGCTTCGACAAACGCTCCGCTTCAAGAGCGAATCGGTGAATCCATTTTACGCACTGTAATTGAAGTAGCACCAAAGCTCGTTAATAATTTAGAGAATTACAGCTACCGTGAAGTGATGATGCTAAACGGGACATTTGCGCTAAATGGAACATTATCAATGGGCGTAAAAACGGACTGGGCGACACACATGATTGAACACGCGGTGTCAGCTGTTCACGATATTCCTCACGGAGGAGGACTGGCAATCTTATTACCGCACTGGATGGCATATGTAGCAAAACAAAAGCCAGAAAAAGTAGCTCAGCTAGGCGTCCGTGTATTTGATATTGATTCAAAAGGCAAAACAGATATGGAAGTAGCAAACGAAACCATTTCATCTCTAAGATCATTCTGGAATTCGATCGGGGCACCGTCTACTCTTGCAGATTATGAGATCGATGACAAAGAGCTAGATCTTATGTCTGAACGTGCCATGGTAGCGACGACAATCGGTGGATACATCCCATTGAAACAAGAAGATGTAAAAGAGATTTTACGAAACGCGCTTTAA
- a CDS encoding thioredoxin family protein has translation MPIKEVHDKDFNDEIQHKEKVLVCFFAEWCSICSTLFPTLENISNDVQGKIEFVKVDIDENPQLVERFNIVSVPSLLLMEKGNVTKKLVNSELKEKILDQLF, from the coding sequence ATGCCTATTAAAGAAGTGCACGATAAAGACTTTAACGATGAAATTCAACATAAGGAAAAAGTATTGGTTTGTTTTTTTGCCGAGTGGTGCAGCATATGCAGCACGTTGTTTCCTACACTCGAAAACATTTCGAACGATGTGCAAGGAAAAATAGAATTTGTAAAAGTTGATATCGACGAAAACCCTCAACTAGTCGAAAGATTTAATATTGTGAGTGTACCTTCGCTACTGCTCATGGAAAAAGGAAACGTCACAAAAAAACTAGTCAATTCAGAATTAAAGGAAAAAATTTTAGATCAGTTGTTTTAA